A genome region from Magnolia sinica isolate HGM2019 chromosome 8, MsV1, whole genome shotgun sequence includes the following:
- the LOC131253338 gene encoding uncharacterized protein LOC131253338 yields the protein MFSNFSTIAGEPSALLALQNSVRGLLASFAPFHTQALYEACLPHAKCVTSDQFMRCPSLKDWSFNDIYGDIPFSVSKLKKLEFMCNAEMFFIIRATFVRFDAEIVTNFT from the exons ATGTTTTCCAATTTTTCGACCATTGCAGGAGAGCCCTCTGCATTGTTGGCCTTGCAGAATTCTGTAAG GGGTTTGCTAGCGTCATTTGCCCCTTTCCATACTCAAGCTTTGTATGAAGCATGCTTGCCACATGCCAAGTGCGTGACGTCTGACCAGTTCATGAGGTGCCCTTCACTGAAG GATTGGTCTTTCAACGACATCTATGGGGATATACCATTTTCAGTTTCAAAGTTGAAGAAGTTGGAATTCAT GTGTAATgcagaaatgttctttatcattagggctaCTTTTGTcaggtttgatgcagaaatcgtcACCAACTTCACAtaa